From the Entomomonas sp. E2T0 genome, one window contains:
- the trpE gene encoding anthranilate synthase component I, which translates to MSPEEFKALAEQGYNRIPVAVETLADFDTPLSIYLKLADGPNSFLLESVQGGEKWGRYSIIGLPARTVLRVRGYHVEVFTDNRLVQSLDVTDPLDFVEKFKNAYKVAPIAGLPRFNGGLVGYFGYDCVRYVEKRLGPCPNPDPLNNPDIVLLVADKVAVFDNLAGKLHFIVLADPAQDQALEKAHNEIKNLITRLRQPVFPRAGLKLDVPEGKELNYTASFTQQDYEKSVELIKEYIRAGDCMQVVPSQRMSVAFDAAPIDLYRALRCFNPTPYMYIFNFTDFHVVGSSPEVLVRVEDELITVRPIAGTRPRGKTVEEDVALEKDLLSDAKEIAEHLMLIDLGRNDVGRVSEIGSVKVTEQMIIERYSNVMHIVSNVTGQLRKDLTAMDALKAILPAGTLSGAPKIRAMEIIDEIEPVKRGVYGGAVGYLAWNGNMDTAIAIRTAVIKNGQLHVQAGGGIVADSVPALEWEETINKRKAMFKAVILAGQTK; encoded by the coding sequence ATGTCTCCTGAAGAATTTAAAGCGTTAGCCGAACAAGGTTACAATCGTATTCCTGTCGCTGTAGAGACGTTAGCTGATTTTGATACCCCCCTCTCAATTTATTTAAAGTTGGCAGATGGCCCTAATAGTTTTCTACTAGAGTCTGTGCAAGGTGGAGAAAAATGGGGTCGTTATTCTATTATTGGCTTACCTGCACGCACGGTACTGCGTGTTAGGGGGTATCATGTAGAAGTTTTTACGGATAATAGGTTAGTTCAAAGTTTAGATGTAACAGATCCTTTAGATTTTGTAGAAAAATTTAAAAATGCTTATAAGGTGGCACCTATTGCTGGATTACCCCGTTTTAATGGGGGATTAGTCGGTTACTTTGGTTATGATTGTGTGCGTTATGTGGAGAAAAGACTAGGTCCGTGTCCTAATCCTGACCCATTAAATAATCCTGATATTGTATTGCTTGTAGCCGATAAAGTAGCAGTTTTTGATAATCTTGCTGGTAAGTTACACTTCATTGTTTTGGCAGATCCAGCACAAGATCAGGCTTTAGAGAAAGCCCATAATGAAATTAAAAACTTAATAACAAGGTTACGCCAACCCGTATTCCCTCGAGCAGGTCTAAAGTTAGATGTTCCTGAGGGGAAAGAGTTAAATTATACAGCTAGTTTTACCCAACAAGATTATGAAAAATCAGTAGAGCTTATTAAGGAATATATTCGTGCAGGCGATTGTATGCAGGTTGTGCCTTCACAGCGAATGTCAGTAGCTTTTGATGCTGCACCTATTGATCTTTATAGAGCATTGCGTTGCTTTAATCCAACACCTTATATGTATATCTTTAATTTTACTGATTTTCATGTGGTGGGTAGTTCACCAGAAGTTTTGGTACGGGTAGAAGATGAGTTAATCACTGTACGTCCCATTGCTGGTACTCGCCCACGGGGTAAGACAGTAGAAGAGGATGTTGCATTAGAAAAAGATTTATTAAGTGATGCGAAAGAAATTGCTGAACATTTAATGTTGATTGATTTAGGGCGTAATGATGTAGGTCGTGTGTCTGAAATTGGTAGTGTTAAAGTCACTGAACAAATGATAATCGAGCGTTATTCCAATGTAATGCATATTGTATCTAATGTAACGGGTCAGTTACGGAAAGATTTAACGGCAATGGATGCATTGAAAGCCATTTTACCCGCAGGTACGTTATCAGGTGCCCCTAAAATCAGAGCTATGGAAATTATTGATGAAATAGAACCAGTAAAACGTGGTGTTTATGGCGGAGCTGTGGGGTACTTGGCATGGAATGGCAATATGGATACTGCAATTGCCATTCGTACAGCTGTGATTAAAAATGGTCAATTACACGTGCAGGCTGGTGGTGGTATTGTTGCTGACTCTGTGCCTGCCTTGGAGTGGGAGGAAACCATTAATAAGCGTAAAGCTATGTTTAAAGCTGTCATATTAGCTGGTCAAACTAAGTAA